Proteins encoded within one genomic window of Cellulomonas flavigena DSM 20109:
- a CDS encoding MFS transporter yields MPRPAPAVARARLLLLGLFALAGVAFASWLARIPTVRDLLDLSTADLGVLLLVGSVGSLLTVTAAGAAVQRVGSRRVLLVSTLVLAAALVLLGVGPTVGSRALLAAGIFLNGVAVALGNVAINVESARVERAMGRTVIPQFHAAFSIGAVLGSGTGALASATGVPVGVQLPLTAAVVVVWRLASLPGVVLPPSVAEAARASLVSPTGAAPVRGVRRLGTALDAWREPRTLLVGVVVLAAAFSEGAANNWLSLAVVDGFARSESVGGAVLGLFVASMTVVRLVGIRLVDRFGRVTVLRASGSSSVVGLLVFGFAPSLPLACVGVVLWGVGAALAVPVGIAAASDDPARAAGRVAVVSAFASVASLVAPPVLGLAAQSVGARHALVLIVAAMVASVLVAPAVARERTDDDAPAPPAAPDGPPTRDGSDADRLVRLVHARHHGLPRRATRRRGRTRSARPAARGGAR; encoded by the coding sequence GTGCCCCGCCCTGCCCCCGCCGTCGCCCGTGCTCGCCTGCTGCTGCTCGGCCTGTTCGCCCTCGCGGGCGTCGCGTTCGCGAGCTGGCTCGCCCGCATCCCGACGGTGCGCGACCTGCTCGACCTCAGCACCGCCGATCTCGGCGTCCTGCTGCTCGTGGGCTCGGTCGGGTCGCTGCTCACCGTCACCGCCGCCGGCGCCGCCGTGCAGCGGGTGGGCAGCCGGCGCGTCCTGCTGGTCTCGACGCTCGTGCTCGCGGCCGCGCTGGTCCTGCTCGGCGTCGGTCCCACGGTCGGCTCGCGAGCGCTCCTGGCCGCCGGCATCTTCCTCAACGGCGTGGCCGTGGCGCTCGGCAACGTGGCCATCAACGTGGAGTCCGCGCGCGTCGAGCGCGCGATGGGCCGCACCGTCATCCCGCAGTTCCACGCCGCGTTCTCGATCGGAGCCGTCCTCGGCTCCGGCACCGGGGCGCTGGCCTCCGCCACCGGGGTGCCGGTCGGCGTGCAGCTCCCGCTCACGGCGGCCGTGGTGGTCGTGTGGCGGCTCGCGTCGCTGCCGGGCGTCGTCCTGCCGCCGTCGGTGGCCGAGGCCGCGCGCGCGTCGCTCGTCTCCCCGACCGGGGCCGCCCCCGTGCGCGGTGTGCGCCGCCTCGGCACCGCGCTCGACGCGTGGCGCGAGCCACGCACGCTGCTCGTCGGCGTCGTGGTGCTGGCAGCCGCGTTCTCGGAGGGCGCCGCCAACAACTGGCTGTCGCTCGCGGTCGTCGACGGGTTCGCGCGCTCGGAGTCGGTCGGCGGCGCGGTGCTCGGCCTCTTCGTCGCGTCCATGACCGTCGTGCGCCTGGTCGGCATCCGCCTCGTCGACCGGTTCGGCCGCGTCACCGTGCTGCGCGCGTCCGGCTCGTCGTCGGTCGTCGGGCTGCTGGTCTTCGGGTTCGCGCCGAGCCTGCCCCTCGCGTGCGTCGGCGTGGTGCTGTGGGGCGTGGGCGCCGCCCTCGCCGTCCCGGTCGGCATCGCCGCCGCGTCCGACGACCCGGCGCGGGCGGCCGGCCGTGTCGCGGTCGTCTCGGCGTTCGCCTCCGTCGCGTCCCTCGTCGCGCCGCCCGTGCTGGGGCTCGCCGCGCAGTCCGTCGGGGCGCGCCACGCGCTCGTCCTCATCGTCGCCGCGATGGTCGCGAGCGTGCTCGTCGCGCCCGCCGTGGCGCGCGAGCGCACGGACGACGACGCGCCCGCGCCACCGGCCGCGCCCGACGGTCCGCCGACGCGCGACGGTTCCGACGCCGACCGACTCGTCCGTCTCGTGCACGCACGGCACCACGGACTGCCTCGTCGTGCGACGCGACGGCGCGGCCGCACGCGATCCGCTCGCCCCGCGGCGCGCGGAGGTGCACGATGA
- a CDS encoding LacI family DNA-binding transcriptional regulator, protein MSAQRTTLADVAASAGVSVSTASLAFSGSGPIAEATRSRVLEAARSLGYAGPNPLGRQLRRGRSGIVGVIMGDALRRAFRDPVAVQVLDGLTSTLGPLGLGVLLVPGPNDPSQPAVDPLLESAAMDVAVQMWGGTTDDPVLGMLRRRGTPTVLVEGTPQPDVAAIGIDDHGGMTELTQHLLTLGHTRIATVTLPFDRDRREGPADRARLGAISWEITRRRLAGVTDAGVTPTVVYETPASLVENGAAAGRALLSAADRPTAVVCQSDLLASGVVLAARELGLRVPQDVSVAGFDGLDLPWLAPDVLTSVAQPLAEKGAAIGEAVAELLAGRAPEPRVLPVRLRTGTTTGPVPRRR, encoded by the coding sequence CTGTCCGCGCAGCGCACCACCCTGGCCGACGTCGCCGCGAGCGCCGGCGTGTCGGTCTCGACAGCCTCCCTCGCGTTCTCCGGCTCCGGGCCCATCGCCGAGGCGACCCGCTCACGGGTGCTCGAGGCCGCCCGGTCGCTCGGTTACGCCGGCCCCAACCCGCTCGGCCGCCAGCTGCGCCGCGGCCGCTCCGGCATCGTCGGCGTCATCATGGGCGACGCCCTGCGCCGCGCGTTCCGCGACCCCGTCGCCGTGCAGGTCCTCGACGGCCTGACGTCGACGCTCGGTCCGCTCGGCCTCGGCGTGCTGCTCGTCCCGGGCCCGAACGACCCGTCGCAGCCGGCCGTCGACCCGCTGCTGGAGTCCGCGGCGATGGACGTCGCGGTGCAGATGTGGGGCGGGACCACCGACGACCCCGTGCTGGGGATGCTGCGGCGGCGCGGCACGCCCACCGTGCTCGTCGAGGGGACGCCCCAGCCCGACGTCGCGGCGATCGGGATCGACGACCACGGCGGCATGACCGAGCTGACGCAGCATCTGCTCACGCTCGGCCACACCCGCATCGCGACGGTCACGCTGCCGTTCGACCGCGACCGCCGCGAGGGCCCCGCCGACCGCGCGCGGCTCGGCGCGATCTCGTGGGAGATCACCCGGCGCCGGCTCGCCGGCGTCACGGACGCCGGCGTCACACCGACCGTGGTCTACGAGACCCCCGCGTCGCTCGTCGAGAACGGTGCGGCCGCGGGCCGAGCGCTGCTGAGCGCCGCCGACCGCCCGACAGCGGTCGTCTGCCAGTCGGACCTGCTCGCATCGGGCGTCGTGCTCGCCGCGCGCGAGCTGGGGCTGCGCGTGCCCCAGGACGTCTCGGTCGCCGGGTTCGACGGCCTCGACCTGCCGTGGCTCGCCCCCGACGTCCTGACGAGCGTGGCGCAGCCGCTCGCCGAGAAGGGCGCCGCGATCGGTGAGGCCGTCGCCGAGCTGCTCGCGGGCCGCGCGCCCGAGCCGCGCGTGCTCCCGGTCCGGCTGCGCACGGGCACCACGACGGGCCCGGTCCCGCGCCGGCGCTGA
- a CDS encoding MaoC family dehydratase: MSRRPSLADLAVGQEVARRTLAVDRARLVRYAGASGDFNPIHWNDRVAASVGLPGVIAHGMWTMGAAVTVVVDWAGDPGAVVDYQTRFTRPVPVPDPGEASVEVVATVGALDADAGTARVDLTVTVKGARVLGKAQAVVRLS, translated from the coding sequence ATGAGCCGCCGCCCGTCCCTCGCCGACCTCGCGGTCGGCCAGGAGGTCGCACGCCGCACGCTCGCCGTCGACCGGGCCCGCCTCGTGCGGTACGCGGGCGCCTCGGGTGACTTCAACCCCATCCACTGGAACGACCGCGTGGCGGCGTCCGTCGGGCTGCCCGGCGTCATCGCGCACGGCATGTGGACCATGGGGGCCGCCGTCACGGTCGTCGTCGACTGGGCGGGGGACCCCGGTGCCGTCGTCGACTACCAGACGCGGTTCACGCGTCCCGTGCCCGTGCCGGACCCGGGGGAGGCGTCCGTCGAGGTCGTCGCGACCGTCGGGGCGCTCGACGCGGACGCCGGCACGGCACGCGTGGACCTCACCGTGACGGTCAAGGGCGCGCGCGTCCTCGGCAAGGCGCAGGCGGTCGTCCGCCTCTCCTGA
- a CDS encoding FAS1-like dehydratase domain-containing protein, with product MPVDTSYAGRVYPPGDVYVVSREKIREFAEATGATHPAHTDVEAARALGHPDVVAPVTFTVVIAQRTEAQYVEDPAAGIDFSRVVHADERFTHHRPVHAGDRLLTELHVDAVTQRAGLSMVTTRCEIADESGAPVATVVSTLAVRPEDDA from the coding sequence GTGCCGGTCGACACCTCGTACGCCGGGCGGGTCTACCCGCCCGGCGACGTGTATGTGGTCTCGCGTGAGAAGATCCGCGAGTTCGCCGAGGCGACGGGTGCCACGCACCCCGCCCACACCGACGTCGAGGCCGCGCGGGCGCTGGGTCACCCCGATGTCGTCGCACCCGTGACGTTCACGGTGGTGATCGCGCAGCGCACCGAGGCTCAGTACGTCGAGGACCCTGCCGCAGGCATCGACTTCAGCCGCGTGGTGCACGCCGACGAGCGCTTCACGCACCACCGCCCCGTCCACGCGGGCGACCGGCTGCTCACCGAGCTGCACGTCGACGCGGTGACGCAGCGCGCCGGCCTGTCGATGGTCACCACCCGCTGCGAGATCGCCGACGAGTCCGGCGCCCCGGTGGCGACCGTCGTCTCGACGCTCGCCGTGCGGCCCGAGGACGACGCATGA
- the rpmG gene encoding 50S ribosomal protein L33, translating to MASKSADVRPKITLACTECKERNYITKKNRRNNPDRLEMKKFCPRDNKHTVHRETR from the coding sequence ATGGCCAGCAAGAGCGCGGACGTCCGCCCGAAGATCACGCTCGCCTGCACGGAGTGCAAGGAGCGGAACTACATCACCAAGAAGAACCGTCGGAACAACCCCGACCGGCTCGAGATGAAGAAGTTCTGCCCGCGGGACAACAAGCACACGGTGCACCGCGAGACCCGCTGA